From one Streptomyces mobaraensis genomic stretch:
- a CDS encoding SDR family NAD(P)-dependent oxidoreductase produces the protein MTSSASHSPFRFDDKIALITGGARGMGLAVASRLLSEGAQVIITGRDGARLDAAVGELGGPGRVHAVRGDVSRVADADALADAIRERYGRLDVVFANAGVASFAALPEVSEEEFDRVVGINLKGVYFTVQRVLPLLADGGAVVINASWTAHRGLPSASLYSATKAAVHSLTRTFAADLAARRIRVNSVSPGYIETDMYRAAVSSAEEAAVVDRVVAGRVGAAEDVADAVAFLASEEASYVNGQDLVIDGGLVAAQVGGGLRGE, from the coding sequence ATGACCAGCAGCGCTTCCCACAGCCCTTTCCGTTTCGACGACAAGATCGCCCTCATCACCGGCGGTGCCCGCGGCATGGGCCTCGCCGTCGCCAGCCGACTCCTGTCCGAGGGCGCTCAGGTGATCATCACCGGCCGTGACGGCGCGCGGCTCGACGCCGCGGTCGGCGAGCTCGGGGGTCCCGGGCGCGTCCACGCGGTACGGGGTGACGTGTCGCGCGTCGCCGACGCGGACGCGTTGGCCGATGCGATCCGTGAGCGGTACGGGCGGCTGGACGTGGTCTTCGCCAACGCGGGCGTCGCCTCGTTCGCCGCCCTGCCCGAGGTGAGCGAGGAGGAGTTCGACCGTGTCGTCGGCATCAATCTCAAGGGCGTCTACTTCACCGTGCAGCGGGTTCTGCCGCTGCTGGCCGACGGTGGCGCCGTCGTCATCAACGCGTCCTGGACCGCGCACCGCGGGCTGCCTTCCGCGTCCCTGTACTCCGCCACGAAGGCGGCTGTGCACAGCCTGACGCGGACGTTCGCGGCGGATCTCGCCGCGCGGCGTATTCGCGTGAACTCGGTGAGCCCCGGATACATCGAGACCGACATGTACCGGGCGGCTGTCTCCTCTGCCGAGGAGGCGGCGGTTGTCGACCGGGTCGTCGCGGGGCGGGTCGGGGCTGCCGAGGATGTTGCCGACGCGGTTGCGTTCCTGGCGTCGGAGGAGGCTTCGTATGTGAACGGGCAGGATCTCGTGATCGACGGGGGGTTGGTGGCGGCTCAGGTGGGGGGTGGGCTGAGGGGGGAGTAG
- a CDS encoding HNH endonuclease → MPHVLVLNASYEPLGVVPLRRALILVLNEKAISLEDTGAYLHSASCTIPAPSVVRLKRFVRVPFRGPVPLTRRALFARDGGRCAYCGGVATSVDHVVPRSRGGQHAWENVVAACRRCNHVKADRHVAELGWRLRHQPAPPSGLAWRIIGTGHRDPRWLPYLEAYGAEDAMARIDGISA, encoded by the coding sequence GTGCCGCATGTCCTGGTCCTCAACGCGTCGTACGAGCCGCTCGGCGTCGTACCGCTCCGCCGCGCGCTCATACTCGTCCTCAACGAGAAGGCCATCAGCCTCGAGGACACGGGCGCCTACCTGCACAGCGCCAGCTGCACCATCCCCGCACCCAGCGTCGTCAGGCTCAAGCGCTTCGTGCGGGTCCCCTTTCGGGGCCCCGTCCCGCTCACCCGCCGGGCCCTCTTCGCCCGTGACGGCGGGCGCTGCGCCTACTGCGGTGGCGTCGCAACCAGCGTCGACCACGTCGTCCCGCGCAGCCGGGGCGGGCAGCACGCCTGGGAGAACGTGGTGGCCGCCTGCCGCCGCTGCAACCACGTCAAGGCCGACCGGCACGTCGCCGAGCTGGGCTGGCGGCTCCGGCACCAACCGGCCCCGCCGTCCGGCCTCGCCTGGCGGATCATCGGCACGGGGCATAGGGATCCGCGCTGGCTGCCTTACCTGGAGGCATACGGCGCGGAGGACGCGATGGCCCGGATCGACGGCATTTCCGCCTGA
- a CDS encoding FBP domain-containing protein, with translation MEPLGENEIRASFINCSKGEARRISLPRGLAELPWADLDFLGWRDPGAPDRGYLVVVRDGKPQGITLRVPQGGPRSLAKTTICSFCLTGHPGSGVSLLAARKVGAFGRDGNTVGAYMCADLACPLYVRGKKVPEFSGPRYKESLSVDEQVARMLGNVDEFLRKVGAA, from the coding sequence ATGGAACCACTCGGCGAGAACGAGATACGAGCCTCTTTCATCAATTGCTCGAAAGGTGAGGCGCGCAGGATCAGCCTGCCCCGGGGACTGGCCGAACTCCCCTGGGCCGACCTCGACTTCCTGGGCTGGCGCGATCCCGGCGCCCCCGACCGCGGCTACCTGGTCGTCGTCCGCGACGGCAAGCCGCAGGGGATCACCCTGCGGGTCCCCCAGGGCGGCCCGCGCAGCCTCGCCAAGACGACGATCTGCTCGTTCTGCCTGACCGGCCACCCCGGATCCGGTGTCTCCCTGCTCGCCGCCCGCAAGGTCGGCGCCTTCGGACGCGACGGCAACACGGTGGGCGCCTATATGTGCGCCGACCTGGCCTGCCCGCTGTATGTGCGCGGCAAGAAGGTGCCGGAGTTCAGCGGCCCCCGGTACAAGGAGTCGCTGAGCGTGGACGAGCAGGTGGCGCGGATGCTCGGGAACGTGGACGAGTTCCTGCGGAAGGTCGGCGCGGCCTGA
- a CDS encoding mechanosensitive ion channel family protein → MSWSAALVAADSTPRPSSLDEAQKTANDAAGWLEANWSVWISNGLRIVLILTIAIVLRSLVRRGITKLIARMNRTAQAVDNALGGILVNAERRRQRSEAIGSVLRSVASFLIMGTAALTVLSVLKINLAPLLASAGVAGVAIGFGARNLVTDFLSGVFMILEDQYGVGDEIDAGVATGTVVEVGLRVTKLRGANGAIWYVRNGEVKRIGNLSQGWAMAEVDVTLRYDEDLDRARQVIGEVGEEMSKTAPWDEKLWEPVEVMGLDSVSLDSVVVRVQAKAAPGEAAAVARELRWRIKRALDAAGIRMGPPPAVAEETDPADPTAVVAPPSVLANPTSPQALATAPIPPGATLGK, encoded by the coding sequence GTGTCCTGGTCCGCTGCCCTCGTCGCCGCTGACTCGACGCCCCGTCCCTCGTCCCTCGACGAGGCACAGAAGACCGCCAACGACGCCGCCGGCTGGCTGGAGGCGAACTGGTCCGTCTGGATCAGCAACGGTCTGCGCATCGTCCTGATCCTCACCATCGCGATCGTGCTGCGCTCGCTCGTCCGCCGGGGGATCACCAAGCTCATAGCCCGGATGAACCGCACGGCCCAGGCCGTGGACAACGCCCTGGGCGGCATCCTCGTCAACGCCGAGCGCCGCCGCCAGCGCTCCGAGGCCATCGGGTCGGTGCTGCGCAGCGTCGCCTCGTTCCTGATCATGGGAACGGCGGCGCTGACCGTGCTGTCGGTCCTGAAGATCAATCTGGCGCCGCTGCTGGCGAGCGCGGGTGTGGCCGGTGTGGCCATCGGTTTCGGCGCCCGCAACCTGGTCACGGACTTCCTGTCCGGCGTCTTCATGATCCTTGAGGACCAGTACGGCGTGGGCGACGAGATCGACGCGGGCGTGGCGACGGGCACGGTCGTCGAGGTCGGCCTGCGCGTGACCAAGCTCCGGGGCGCGAACGGCGCCATCTGGTACGTCCGCAACGGCGAGGTCAAGCGGATCGGCAACCTGAGCCAGGGCTGGGCCATGGCCGAGGTCGACGTCACCCTGCGTTACGACGAGGACCTGGACCGCGCCCGCCAGGTGATAGGGGAGGTCGGCGAGGAGATGTCCAAGACCGCCCCCTGGGACGAGAAGCTCTGGGAGCCCGTCGAGGTCATGGGACTCGACTCGGTCTCCCTCGACTCCGTCGTGGTCCGGGTCCAGGCGAAGGCCGCGCCGGGCGAGGCGGCGGCCGTCGCGCGGGAGCTGCGCTGGCGGATCAAGCGGGCGCTGGACGCGGCGGGGATCCGGATGGGGCCGCCGCCGGCGGTGGCGGAGGAGACGGATCCCGCCGACCCCACCGCCGTCGTGGCGCCGCCGTCCGTGCTCGCCAATCCGACGTCGCCGCAGGCGCTGGCCACGGCGCCGATACCGCCGGGGGCGACGTTGGGGAAGTGA
- a CDS encoding N-acetylglucosamine kinase, which produces MDAGNSKTDVALVDTAGRILGTARGGGFRPHADGVEAAVGELARLVAAAGAGPGASPVDHVQACLANADLPVEEERLAAAIERYGWGRTVTVVNDTFALLRAGLPDGSAPMGVAVVCGAGINCAGLTPDGRTARFPSLGRISGDWGGGGHLAGEALWWAARAADGRGEPSALATALPAHFGLPGMPELIEALHLGTVARARTHELAPVLFAVAAAGDAVARAIVARQAEEVVVMARTALTRLDLLGERVPVVLGGSVLAARHPLLHDDVLKGLAASAPRAEPVTVTAPPVLGAALLALDLLGAEPDGYAALRARWA; this is translated from the coding sequence GTGGACGCGGGCAACAGCAAGACGGATGTGGCGCTGGTGGACACCGCCGGCCGGATCCTGGGCACGGCCCGCGGCGGCGGTTTCCGGCCGCACGCCGACGGCGTGGAAGCGGCCGTGGGCGAACTCGCCCGCCTGGTGGCCGCGGCGGGGGCGGGGCCCGGCGCATCGCCCGTGGACCACGTCCAGGCGTGCCTCGCCAACGCGGACCTCCCGGTGGAGGAGGAACGGCTGGCGGCGGCGATCGAGCGGTACGGCTGGGGCCGGACGGTCACCGTCGTCAACGACACCTTCGCCCTGCTGCGGGCCGGGCTGCCGGACGGTTCCGCGCCCATGGGCGTGGCCGTGGTGTGCGGGGCGGGCATCAACTGCGCCGGTCTGACGCCCGACGGCCGTACCGCCCGGTTCCCGTCCCTCGGCCGGATCTCGGGCGACTGGGGCGGCGGGGGTCACCTCGCGGGCGAGGCCCTGTGGTGGGCCGCCCGCGCCGCGGACGGCCGGGGCGAGCCCAGCGCCCTCGCGACCGCCCTGCCCGCCCACTTCGGGCTGCCGGGCATGCCGGAGCTGATCGAGGCGCTGCACCTGGGCACCGTCGCGCGGGCGCGGACGCACGAGCTGGCCCCGGTCCTCTTCGCCGTCGCGGCGGCCGGCGACGCCGTCGCCCGGGCGATCGTCGCGCGGCAGGCCGAGGAGGTCGTGGTCATGGCCCGCACCGCGCTGACCAGGCTGGACCTGCTGGGCGAGCGGGTGCCCGTCGTCCTCGGCGGCAGCGTCCTCGCGGCCCGTCACCCTCTCCTCCACGACGACGTGCTCAAAGGGCTGGCCGCCTCCGCCCCCCGGGCCGAGCCGGTGACGGTCACGGCCCCGCCCGTCCTCGGTGCCGCCCTGCTCGCCCTGGACCTGCTGGGGGCGGAGCCGGACGGGTACGCGGCGCTGCGGGCCCGGTGGGCTTGA
- a CDS encoding helix-turn-helix transcriptional regulator — MATDTPSASGRRERLRGFLRSRRARLAPEDVGLPPAARRRTPGLRREEVALLAGVGVSWYTWLEQGRPINVSADVLDAIARALRLDEPEREHLYLLTGLNPPPPAGVPRPEATPELRRLIEAWSPRPAVLLDRYENFVAVNDAARAVFGYTDADRNCLVAFFTNARYRALHSHWEAVAPGVVAAFRAAAARHPDDPGFDRIADGLCAASPEFAALWARHDVGTTAQALKAVRHPEAGELVFDTTTLALPDQPGLHVELQNPRPGSGTAERLERLAAAGFRTPADAGLVVVDPC; from the coding sequence ATGGCCACCGACACGCCTTCCGCCTCCGGTCGCCGCGAGCGCCTGCGCGGCTTCCTGCGCAGCCGCCGGGCCCGCCTCGCCCCCGAGGACGTGGGGCTGCCCCCGGCGGCCCGGCGCCGTACGCCCGGGCTGCGGCGCGAGGAGGTCGCGCTGCTGGCCGGGGTGGGCGTCTCCTGGTACACGTGGCTCGAACAGGGGCGGCCCATCAACGTCTCCGCCGACGTCCTGGACGCGATAGCCCGGGCCCTGCGGCTGGACGAGCCGGAGCGCGAGCACCTGTACCTGCTGACCGGGCTCAATCCGCCGCCTCCGGCCGGCGTCCCCCGCCCCGAGGCCACGCCCGAGCTCCGGCGGCTGATCGAGGCCTGGTCGCCCCGGCCGGCCGTGCTGCTGGACCGCTACGAGAACTTCGTGGCCGTCAACGACGCGGCCCGCGCGGTGTTCGGCTATACCGACGCCGACCGCAACTGCCTGGTCGCGTTCTTCACCAACGCCCGCTACCGGGCGCTCCACAGCCACTGGGAGGCCGTCGCGCCCGGCGTGGTCGCCGCGTTCCGTGCCGCCGCGGCGCGGCATCCCGACGACCCCGGGTTCGACCGGATAGCCGACGGGCTGTGTGCGGCGAGCCCGGAGTTCGCCGCGCTGTGGGCGCGGCACGACGTCGGGACGACGGCGCAGGCGCTGAAGGCGGTGCGGCATCCGGAGGCGGGGGAGCTGGTCTTCGACACCACCACGCTGGCGCTGCCGGACCAGCCCGGTCTGCACGTGGAGCTCCAGAACCCCCGGCCCGGCAGCGGGACGGCCGAGCGGCTGGAGCGGCTGGCGGCGGCCGGGTTCCGTACCCCGGCGGACGCCGGGCTGGTGGTGGTGGACCCATGTTGA
- a CDS encoding 6-phospho-beta-glucosidase, with product MKLAVVGGGSTYTPELVDGFARLRAALPVDELVLIDPAADRLEPVGGLARRIFARQGHPGRVTWTTDLDAGVDGAAAVLLQLRVGGQAARARDETWPLECGCVGQETTGAGGLAKALRTVPVVLDIAERVRRRSPDAWIVDFTNPVGIVTRALLTAGHRAVGLCNVAIGFQRKFAALLGVTPQDVTLGHVGLNHLTWEREVRVGGVDVLPKLLAEHSDAIAADLRLPRELPARLGAVPSYYLRYFYRHDEVVEELRTKPSRAEEVAAMERELLELYRDPALDEKPALLAKRGGAYYSEAAVALTSALLGDTGEVQVVNTLNNGTLPFLPDDAVIEVPAAVDARGAHPLPVRPLEPLFSGLVAGVTAYEHLALRAALEGGRDRVFQALLAHPLIGQDATADRLTDTLIAHNRPHLAWA from the coding sequence GTGAAACTCGCAGTGGTCGGCGGAGGCTCGACCTACACCCCCGAACTCGTCGACGGCTTCGCCCGGTTGCGGGCGGCCCTGCCGGTCGACGAGCTCGTGCTGATCGATCCGGCGGCCGACCGCCTGGAGCCGGTCGGCGGCCTGGCCCGCCGGATCTTCGCCCGCCAGGGACATCCCGGCCGGGTGACCTGGACCACCGACCTGGACGCGGGCGTGGACGGCGCCGCGGCCGTCCTGCTGCAACTGCGCGTGGGCGGACAGGCGGCCAGGGCGCGGGACGAGACCTGGCCGCTGGAGTGCGGCTGCGTCGGCCAGGAGACTACCGGCGCCGGGGGCCTGGCCAAGGCGCTGCGGACGGTCCCGGTCGTGCTGGACATCGCCGAACGGGTCCGGCGGCGCAGCCCGGACGCCTGGATCGTGGACTTCACCAACCCCGTCGGCATCGTGACCCGGGCCCTGCTCACCGCCGGCCACCGGGCCGTGGGGCTGTGCAACGTGGCCATCGGCTTCCAGCGGAAGTTCGCGGCCCTGCTCGGCGTCACCCCCCAGGACGTCACCCTCGGCCACGTGGGCCTCAACCACCTCACCTGGGAGCGCGAGGTGCGCGTCGGGGGCGTGGACGTCCTGCCCAAGCTGCTCGCCGAGCACAGCGACGCCATCGCGGCGGACCTGCGCCTCCCACGCGAGCTGCCCGCCCGGCTGGGCGCCGTCCCCTCCTACTACCTGCGCTACTTCTACCGGCACGACGAGGTGGTGGAGGAGCTGCGCACCAAGCCGTCGCGCGCGGAGGAAGTGGCCGCGATGGAGCGCGAGTTGCTGGAGTTGTACCGGGACCCGGCGCTCGACGAGAAGCCGGCGCTGCTGGCGAAGCGCGGGGGCGCCTACTACTCGGAGGCGGCCGTCGCCCTCACCTCGGCGCTGCTCGGGGACACCGGGGAGGTGCAGGTGGTCAACACGCTGAACAACGGCACCCTGCCATTCCTGCCGGACGACGCGGTGATCGAGGTCCCGGCGGCGGTCGACGCGCGCGGCGCGCACCCGCTCCCCGTACGCCCCCTGGAACCCCTCTTCTCCGGCCTGGTCGCGGGTGTCACGGCGTACGAGCACCTGGCCCTGCGCGCGGCCCTGGAGGGCGGCCGGGACCGGGTGTTCCAGGCCCTGCTGGCCCACCCCCTGATCGGCCAGGACGCGACCGCGGACCGGTTGACGGACACCCTGATCGCACACAACCGCCCGCATTTGGCGTGGGCGTGA